A genomic window from Trueperella bialowiezensis includes:
- a CDS encoding Fic family protein, producing the protein MGTFTDAVWEPDLSLPGRANQKGGTYRYYTPDLLSTLSISIDPELSTYLSQVERRVQSLVGAEGIAELEDLSRFLLRSEAIASSQIEGIAPAARQIALAEIGEGEDVRGISDAAKLVARNMTVVREASQRLAFADKVQTADLIALQAALLGTDGSATGLRTVQNGIGTSNYHPIDAEYVPPAPHLVPELVEDLLSYLNGATHGPLVQAALVHAQFENIHPFTDGNGRVGRALIHTVLTRRGLTPSRVLPVSLVLSTFRTTYVSALNATHFEGAATEPENTAALNDWIRVFASAVDEAVTQAEKLREQIRELHKKWFAQLADYREQQGFTRALRSDSAVAQILPRLAGSPVLTIKTASDIHGLSPQKAHDALSQLNDAGIMTTRKISRGTNAYMANDVLDHITVSTREEGLAWLSD; encoded by the coding sequence ATGGGAACGTTTACTGACGCAGTGTGGGAACCTGACCTTTCGCTACCTGGGCGAGCAAACCAAAAGGGCGGAACGTATCGCTACTACACGCCTGATCTCCTGTCGACGCTTAGTATCAGTATTGATCCAGAGCTGAGCACCTATCTATCTCAAGTGGAGCGCCGCGTGCAGTCACTCGTAGGCGCCGAAGGGATCGCTGAGCTCGAAGATCTTTCCCGCTTCCTTCTCCGCTCTGAAGCGATAGCTTCATCTCAAATCGAAGGAATCGCACCCGCGGCAAGGCAAATCGCATTGGCGGAAATCGGCGAGGGAGAAGATGTTCGAGGTATTTCTGATGCCGCTAAACTCGTCGCACGCAACATGACAGTGGTGCGAGAAGCGTCTCAGCGGCTTGCATTCGCAGACAAAGTACAAACGGCCGACCTCATAGCGCTCCAAGCCGCACTCCTCGGAACCGACGGTTCAGCAACCGGGCTTCGAACTGTTCAAAACGGGATCGGCACCTCCAACTACCACCCCATTGACGCCGAGTATGTTCCACCCGCGCCTCACCTCGTGCCCGAACTGGTCGAGGACCTCCTGTCGTATCTCAACGGAGCAACCCACGGCCCTCTCGTCCAGGCGGCACTCGTACACGCCCAATTCGAGAATATTCACCCGTTCACAGACGGAAATGGGAGAGTTGGCCGTGCGCTCATTCACACCGTCTTAACAAGGCGCGGACTAACTCCCAGCAGGGTTCTTCCGGTGAGCCTCGTGCTGTCAACGTTCAGAACCACATACGTCTCCGCTCTCAACGCCACACACTTCGAAGGAGCAGCAACCGAACCAGAAAATACGGCTGCGCTCAATGATTGGATTCGAGTGTTCGCGAGCGCAGTCGATGAAGCCGTCACACAGGCCGAAAAGTTACGTGAACAGATACGGGAACTACATAAAAAGTGGTTCGCCCAATTGGCGGACTATCGGGAGCAGCAAGGGTTCACGCGAGCCCTCCGTTCGGACTCCGCCGTGGCGCAGATCCTTCCCAGGTTGGCCGGCTCGCCTGTGCTCACAATTAAGACGGCGAGCGACATTCATGGCCTCTCTCCTCAAAAAGCACATGATGCTCTCAGCCAGTTAAACGACGCCGGAATTATGACCACACGCAAGATCTCTCGCGGCACCAACGCCTACATGGCAAATGACGTACTCGACCACATCACCGTGAGCACGCGCGAGGAGGGGTTGGCATGGTTGTCGGATTGA
- a CDS encoding ArsA family ATPase translates to MLLTDIADHNVVFVGGKGGVGKTSISSGLALGRMLQGARVLLISTDPAHNLGHLWGRKLSDAVTQLLRPSDVTGQLASLHKRLGGGDVGLIDVVEINPTAMIAKHFDAIHRQMLRILPENMHGPAKRHLDSARNAPGSHEAAMLERVAENVELGTRDYDVVIFDTAPTGHTLHLLTLPEQLSTWTEELLKSRSRADHYSAVLGSIVGRRADDGERATDRDTHLRRTLIARQKKLAHLRETLQSGNAGFVVVTLGEPMPVREAIETVDELQRMNVALRSVVVNRRSPLDAGEFLAHRHALEAEQVAVLKKHVGGKVPIREVPLLAEPPQGAQGVALIAGAL, encoded by the coding sequence ATGCTGCTAACTGATATCGCTGACCACAACGTGGTGTTCGTGGGCGGTAAGGGCGGGGTCGGTAAGACGTCGATCAGTTCCGGGCTTGCCCTTGGGCGCATGCTCCAAGGAGCACGCGTCCTCCTTATCTCTACTGACCCGGCGCATAACCTCGGCCACCTGTGGGGCCGCAAACTGTCCGACGCCGTCACCCAGCTTTTACGCCCGTCGGATGTCACGGGTCAGCTTGCCAGCCTGCACAAACGCCTCGGTGGTGGCGATGTTGGGCTGATCGACGTCGTCGAAATCAACCCCACAGCCATGATCGCTAAACATTTTGATGCGATCCACCGCCAAATGCTGCGCATCTTGCCGGAGAACATGCACGGCCCAGCCAAGCGGCACCTTGATTCGGCGCGTAACGCACCCGGTTCGCACGAGGCGGCCATGCTCGAGCGAGTGGCGGAGAACGTGGAGTTGGGGACGAGGGACTACGACGTCGTCATCTTTGACACCGCCCCCACCGGGCACACCCTGCACCTGCTCACCTTGCCCGAGCAGTTGAGTACGTGGACGGAAGAGTTGCTGAAGTCGCGTTCGCGGGCCGACCATTATTCGGCTGTGCTCGGGTCGATTGTGGGGCGGCGTGCCGACGACGGCGAACGGGCAACCGACCGTGACACTCACCTTCGGCGCACGCTCATCGCCCGGCAGAAGAAGCTCGCCCACCTGCGCGAGACTTTGCAAAGTGGCAATGCGGGGTTTGTGGTGGTCACGCTCGGCGAACCGATGCCGGTGCGTGAGGCGATTGAAACTGTTGATGAGTTGCAGCGCATGAACGTGGCCTTGCGTTCAGTGGTGGTGAATCGACGTTCGCCGCTCGATGCCGGAGAGTTCCTGGCACACCGGCATGCGCTCGAGGCCGAGCAGGTTGCCGTGTTAAAGAAGCATGTGGGTGGCAAGGTCCCGATCCGGGAGGTGCCGCTGCTTGCCGAGCCGCCGCAGGGCGCGCAGGGAGTTGCGCTCATTGCCGGCGCGTTGTGA
- a CDS encoding cory-CC-star protein translates to MESLKRRAQRIWARLVAANRAFEEYYARPYSQAIAREKRDEDDFFTLVVLGEALGVPDPAAYYNAELLPFVFEDFHAWHRRMGMPRSPLDHISCC, encoded by the coding sequence ATGGAGTCGCTGAAGAGGCGCGCCCAGAGGATCTGGGCGCGCCTCGTGGCGGCCAATCGCGCATTCGAGGAATATTATGCGCGGCCTTATTCGCAGGCTATTGCCCGTGAAAAGCGGGACGAGGATGATTTTTTCACGCTCGTCGTGCTCGGCGAAGCGCTCGGGGTTCCCGACCCTGCCGCCTACTACAACGCCGAATTGCTCCCCTTTGTTTTTGAAGACTTCCACGCCTGGCATCGCCGCATGGGCATGCCTCGCTCCCCTTTGGACCACATCTCATGCTGCTAA
- a CDS encoding carbon starvation CstA family protein, giving the protein MRSLWIMLIGLAIFAFGYFVYSKYLAKKVYQLDESFVTPAHEFNDGVDHVPTNRYILWGHHFTSVAGAAPIVGPAVAIIWGWGPAFLWVTLGTIFFAGMHDFGALWASQRNKGRSIGSIASRYIGQRGSYLFLIVIFLVLLMVVTAFAVVITGLLVSTPSAVIPTWGAIAVAICVGVALYRLKLPLMPVTVVGVVVLYTLIFIGDKVPVVLPEDFLGIGPHAFWIIVLFIYGALASTLPVWLLLQPRDYINGVQLFVGLALLYTAVLIGTVIGTDATEVVAPFWNSNTPEGTPSIVPLLFVTIACGAISGFHGIVSSGTSSKQLDKETDARFVGYFGAVGEGLLSLGTILSVAGGFGTVARWEEIYHAYGQGGVQAFVEGGGNLMEQGIGLPASLSATVLATMAVLFAATTMDTGMRLMRFVVQEAAATVNIKVGKYVATLIVVALGLGMTFSQGLDGGGGLRIWPLFGTSNQLLASLTLSIITVMLLRKRRNPWPAIIPLSIVFVMAFWAAIEQAVSFLNPDNPDYLLLAVDAVIIISSIWVAIEAFLAMRRAKIEPPEEPDADVTYEWARAESES; this is encoded by the coding sequence ATGAGATCTTTATGGATCATGTTGATCGGTCTGGCTATCTTCGCGTTCGGGTATTTCGTGTATTCGAAGTATCTTGCGAAGAAGGTGTACCAGCTGGATGAATCTTTCGTCACGCCCGCTCATGAGTTTAACGACGGCGTCGACCACGTTCCTACGAACAGGTACATTTTGTGGGGTCACCACTTTACGTCGGTGGCTGGTGCTGCTCCGATTGTGGGGCCAGCCGTGGCCATTATTTGGGGATGGGGCCCTGCGTTCCTGTGGGTGACGCTGGGAACCATTTTCTTTGCTGGCATGCACGATTTCGGTGCCCTGTGGGCGTCGCAACGTAATAAGGGTCGGTCGATTGGTTCGATTGCTTCGCGTTATATTGGCCAGCGCGGCTCTTACCTGTTCCTTATCGTCATTTTCTTGGTGCTGCTCATGGTGGTTACCGCGTTTGCTGTGGTGATTACGGGGTTGCTGGTTTCTACGCCGTCGGCTGTGATCCCTACGTGGGGTGCGATTGCCGTGGCAATTTGTGTGGGCGTTGCGCTGTACCGGCTCAAGTTGCCGCTCATGCCGGTGACGGTGGTCGGCGTCGTCGTGCTGTACACGCTGATCTTTATCGGCGACAAGGTGCCGGTTGTGCTCCCCGAGGATTTCTTGGGGATTGGTCCGCACGCGTTCTGGATTATCGTCCTGTTTATTTATGGGGCGCTCGCGTCCACGTTGCCCGTGTGGCTGCTGCTCCAGCCGCGTGACTACATTAATGGCGTGCAGCTGTTTGTTGGTCTTGCGTTGCTGTACACGGCGGTGCTTATCGGCACGGTTATTGGCACTGATGCGACCGAGGTGGTTGCTCCGTTCTGGAACTCGAACACGCCTGAGGGCACGCCGTCGATTGTTCCGCTGCTGTTCGTCACGATTGCCTGTGGTGCGATTTCGGGTTTCCACGGGATTGTGTCGTCGGGTACGTCGTCGAAGCAGCTTGATAAGGAGACGGACGCGCGTTTCGTCGGCTACTTCGGTGCTGTTGGCGAGGGTCTGCTTTCGCTTGGCACGATCCTGTCCGTGGCTGGCGGTTTCGGTACGGTGGCTCGCTGGGAGGAGATCTACCACGCGTACGGCCAGGGCGGCGTTCAGGCTTTCGTTGAGGGCGGCGGTAACTTGATGGAGCAGGGTATTGGTCTTCCGGCGTCGCTGTCCGCTACGGTTCTGGCCACAATGGCGGTTCTTTTTGCGGCGACGACGATGGACACCGGCATGCGTCTGATGCGTTTCGTTGTCCAGGAGGCGGCCGCGACTGTCAATATCAAGGTGGGCAAGTATGTGGCCACCTTGATCGTGGTCGCGCTCGGTTTGGGTATGACGTTCTCGCAGGGTCTCGACGGCGGGGGCGGGTTGCGAATATGGCCGCTGTTTGGCACGTCGAACCAGTTGCTTGCCTCGCTTACGCTGTCCATTATTACGGTCATGTTGCTACGTAAGCGGCGTAACCCGTGGCCGGCGATCATCCCGCTCAGTATCGTGTTCGTGATGGCGTTCTGGGCGGCGATTGAACAGGCTGTCAGCTTCCTTAATCCGGACAACCCCGATTACCTGCTACTCGCAGTCGATGCCGTGATTATCATCAGTTCGATCTGGGTGGCCATCGAGGCCTTCCTTGCGATGCGGCGCGCCAAGATTGAGCCGCCGGAGGAACCGGACGCGGATGTCACCTACGAGTGGGCTCGCGCCGAATCTGAAAGCTAA
- a CDS encoding GIY-YIG nuclease family protein, with the protein MARGKTVQLFLMNGAANGPKKATIGNWTGITYLIPRTDVGELKHREDLKQTGVYLLFGTDDDDVDKVYIGQARERKNGAGVLGRIIEHIGEEKLDYWTHAVALVTSNNSFGPTEISYLENQFTNLAKEAGRYQVTNGNDPSPGTVTEEKEAELDEFIDYARLVIGALGYRVFEPADDVKANNQPLGGAEPTLQLTRHGLVARGRQTADGFVVLSGSQLRALDDFYKSAPDSARKNREKYADRIDSSNVLTSDLLFRSPSGAAAFVCGTSSNGFVDWKMPDGRTLGELERREQQDAEG; encoded by the coding sequence ATGGCAAGAGGGAAAACCGTCCAGCTTTTCTTAATGAACGGCGCGGCGAACGGGCCGAAGAAAGCGACTATCGGCAATTGGACCGGCATCACCTACCTCATCCCGCGCACGGACGTAGGCGAGCTCAAACATAGGGAGGACCTCAAGCAGACCGGCGTTTACCTGCTTTTTGGTACGGATGACGACGACGTCGACAAGGTTTACATCGGCCAAGCCCGCGAGCGAAAGAACGGCGCGGGCGTACTCGGCCGTATCATCGAGCACATCGGTGAGGAAAAGCTCGATTACTGGACCCACGCTGTCGCACTCGTGACGTCAAACAATTCTTTCGGCCCGACCGAAATCAGCTACCTCGAAAACCAGTTCACGAACCTTGCCAAAGAGGCCGGCCGGTACCAAGTGACGAACGGTAATGACCCGTCGCCCGGCACGGTCACGGAAGAAAAGGAAGCCGAGCTCGACGAGTTTATTGACTACGCGCGGCTCGTGATCGGCGCGCTCGGTTATCGGGTTTTCGAACCTGCCGACGACGTCAAAGCGAACAACCAGCCTCTCGGCGGAGCCGAACCCACGCTTCAGCTGACCAGACACGGATTGGTGGCTCGTGGGCGCCAGACGGCAGATGGCTTCGTTGTGTTGTCTGGCTCGCAGCTGCGTGCCCTCGACGATTTCTATAAGTCAGCGCCGGATTCAGCTCGAAAGAATCGGGAGAAGTATGCGGACAGGATTGATTCAAGTAACGTCTTGACGTCAGATCTGCTTTTCCGCTCGCCGTCGGGTGCTGCTGCTTTCGTCTGTGGCACGAGTTCTAATGGGTTCGTCGATTGGAAGATGCCCGACGGGCGGACGCTCGGCGAGCTTGAGAGGCGCGAGCAGCAGGACGCCGAAGGCTAG
- a CDS encoding DUF3800 domain-containing protein — translation MNDKPARIASIYLDESGAKNSAGGAFVVGFIKTYEPSLLWRAIRDIRQRHKETAEIKFSSINGKNIRFYFDLVEEIATGDYVARVGGSVYDSKTGFHPAFDTWQEQASMARKLIVGNINKNENVICFLDLVQTPRGVTVVENVKTEANRHLTGSPILEAYDVDSRAHDIIQLADVVAGAINYERSQAKTGRSRSDRNPKHRVMKRLQRALELDSFDDVKQGKVNILTMSGPATLPGLEYVE, via the coding sequence ATGAACGACAAGCCAGCGCGAATAGCCTCAATTTACCTAGACGAATCCGGAGCCAAGAACAGCGCCGGAGGTGCATTTGTCGTGGGGTTTATAAAAACTTATGAACCTTCGCTGCTTTGGCGTGCAATACGAGATATACGACAGCGCCACAAAGAAACCGCTGAAATCAAATTCTCATCCATCAATGGCAAGAACATAAGATTCTACTTCGACCTAGTTGAGGAGATAGCCACAGGTGACTACGTGGCGAGAGTGGGTGGATCTGTTTACGATTCTAAAACGGGTTTCCACCCCGCGTTTGATACGTGGCAAGAGCAGGCTTCTATGGCTAGGAAACTCATCGTTGGCAACATCAACAAAAATGAGAACGTGATTTGCTTCCTCGATCTCGTCCAGACTCCACGCGGGGTGACTGTCGTTGAAAATGTGAAGACGGAAGCCAACCGGCACCTTACGGGTAGTCCAATTCTCGAGGCCTACGACGTCGACTCGCGAGCCCATGACATTATTCAACTGGCAGATGTCGTTGCGGGTGCAATCAACTACGAAAGATCGCAGGCCAAAACTGGGCGTTCGCGTTCTGACCGGAATCCAAAACACCGAGTAATGAAAAGGCTTCAGCGGGCTCTTGAATTGGACAGTTTTGACGACGTTAAGCAGGGGAAGGTGAACATTTTGACGATGTCTGGTCCAGCAACTCTTCCCGGGCTCGAGTACGTCGAATGA
- a CDS encoding MFS transporter, which produces MLATLRSANSQLILLAWAQGFQALAGVLLTLALAFYGAANSDAMGLGLSLAARTLPTLLVALIGGAAADRWNRTKIAAGSVALGAIANAGLAIVIPLSGLDWKAQSLSLIAGFASAIGAPSLYALLPSIVGNDELVKGNAVVRTFRNTASALGPGLGAAVASLASFQFVLWAIVVCNALACVLLSQIKVASRAVKPTSFRRELAGLGSVLSENRWLLFAVPFWGLFLAIQSGAADVTQPLHVMDRHGTGVWSIMLTAMTIGYITGSLIAIKMKPRRLFTWSVVFGAFSISQLLASAHSGSTLVLICTSFVTGLGFEISGVLWGAALQSRVPEEHMGRAASFDYAISFGLTPIAYAAFGFFPIADAIPVLTLSAAVLGGLTVAGVFIGLILDAAYPRSGCFSLTLWAIDK; this is translated from the coding sequence ATGCTGGCAACCCTGCGCTCTGCCAATTCACAGCTCATTCTTTTGGCCTGGGCGCAGGGATTCCAAGCCTTGGCAGGAGTGCTTCTCACTCTCGCGTTAGCGTTCTACGGCGCAGCTAACAGTGATGCGATGGGCTTGGGGCTCTCCCTCGCCGCTCGTACGCTCCCGACGCTCCTCGTCGCATTAATCGGCGGAGCCGCCGCCGATCGGTGGAATCGAACGAAGATTGCAGCAGGGTCTGTGGCCCTAGGCGCCATCGCAAACGCTGGGCTAGCTATTGTGATTCCGCTATCCGGATTAGATTGGAAAGCGCAGTCGCTATCACTCATCGCCGGATTCGCAAGCGCCATCGGTGCGCCGTCGCTTTACGCACTATTGCCCTCAATAGTTGGGAACGATGAACTCGTCAAAGGCAATGCCGTCGTTCGCACTTTCCGAAATACTGCCAGCGCGTTAGGGCCTGGCTTAGGCGCCGCCGTCGCTTCCCTCGCTTCATTTCAATTCGTGCTGTGGGCGATCGTCGTATGCAACGCTTTAGCGTGCGTTCTACTTTCACAGATCAAGGTTGCTTCACGCGCTGTTAAGCCAACGAGCTTTCGACGTGAACTCGCCGGGCTCGGTTCGGTGTTGAGTGAAAACCGTTGGCTTCTTTTCGCTGTACCTTTCTGGGGTCTTTTCCTTGCAATCCAGTCAGGAGCCGCGGACGTAACTCAACCTTTGCACGTAATGGACCGGCATGGCACTGGCGTGTGGTCGATAATGCTGACCGCGATGACCATTGGCTACATCACCGGGAGCCTTATCGCGATAAAAATGAAACCTCGCAGGCTTTTTACATGGAGTGTTGTATTCGGAGCGTTTTCAATATCGCAACTGCTTGCCAGCGCCCATTCAGGAAGCACACTTGTTTTGATTTGCACCTCCTTCGTGACCGGTTTGGGATTTGAGATTTCTGGCGTGCTCTGGGGCGCCGCGCTCCAAAGCCGCGTGCCAGAAGAACACATGGGCCGTGCAGCGTCTTTTGACTACGCGATCAGCTTTGGCCTCACACCCATCGCCTACGCAGCCTTTGGTTTCTTTCCAATCGCTGATGCCATTCCCGTTCTCACGCTGAGCGCCGCGGTCTTGGGCGGGCTAACCGTAGCCGGCGTCTTCATCGGTTTGATACTTGACGCGGCATATCCTCGATCCGGGTGCTTCAGCCTCACACTCTGGGCAATAGACAAATAG
- a CDS encoding YwiC-like family protein, protein MTRSSNARGADRTRASAKKRKRKPGPGWIPNYHGAWAMITVPVLIGVVKSGFVWEHLLLLGLWWIGYFAFFATSLWLRSGRKARYLPPVRTYWLAMLPFALGVLVTAPHLVKWLPVFAPLVAVAAWASANRQDRSMINNVATILAACLMLPVAYDMGVGGATSTANGGPGGLDGVVNAVSGGDWPEIWLVTGVVAWYFVGTALYVKTNIRERGMRRWYVASVVFHAVGATAVVGLASCGAVTWWLAALCLVILLRAIFVPLYGHNNGWLPAKVIGMGEVVASVALFVVVI, encoded by the coding sequence ATGACACGATCTTCTAACGCGCGCGGGGCTGACCGCACGCGCGCCTCGGCTAAGAAGCGCAAACGGAAGCCTGGGCCGGGGTGGATCCCCAACTATCACGGCGCGTGGGCAATGATCACGGTGCCCGTGTTGATCGGCGTCGTTAAATCCGGTTTCGTGTGGGAACACCTGTTGCTGCTCGGGCTATGGTGGATTGGCTACTTTGCCTTTTTCGCCACCAGTTTGTGGCTGCGGTCCGGGCGCAAAGCTCGATATTTGCCGCCCGTGCGGACTTACTGGCTTGCCATGCTTCCATTCGCGCTGGGAGTGCTCGTCACCGCCCCGCACCTAGTGAAGTGGCTACCCGTGTTTGCGCCGCTCGTGGCGGTGGCTGCGTGGGCGTCGGCGAACCGTCAAGACCGGTCCATGATCAACAACGTGGCCACGATCCTCGCGGCCTGCCTCATGCTGCCCGTCGCCTACGACATGGGCGTTGGCGGCGCGACCTCCACGGCGAACGGCGGGCCTGGCGGGCTGGACGGCGTCGTAAACGCGGTGAGCGGCGGCGACTGGCCGGAGATCTGGCTGGTCACCGGCGTCGTCGCCTGGTATTTCGTCGGCACCGCGCTGTACGTGAAAACCAATATTCGCGAACGCGGCATGCGCAGATGGTATGTGGCGTCGGTGGTTTTCCACGCGGTGGGAGCCACTGCCGTGGTGGGTCTGGCGTCGTGTGGCGCTGTCACGTGGTGGCTTGCAGCTCTATGCCTTGTCATCTTGCTGCGGGCGATCTTCGTGCCGCTCTACGGGCACAACAACGGCTGGCTGCCGGCCAAGGTGATTGGAATGGGCGAGGTTGTAGCCTCGGTAGCGCTCTTCGTCGTCGTTATATAG
- a CDS encoding AAA family ATPase produces the protein MSALASGKINDDDMARVADLVGRVRQIFEGRVVGQKDLARALLTALIARGHVLLESVPGLAKTTAAVTMADAISGTFSRIQCTPDLMPNDIVGTQIYSYETGEFSTQLGPVHANLVLLDEINRSSAKTQSAMLEAMQERQTSIGGTIFKLPDPFMVMATQNPIEEEGTYVLPEAQMDRFLIKEVLTYPEPDEELTILTKTAEGSFGRPEGVEPISTDDVVYLQETARQVYVDDSIKKYIVNIINTTRGAGPRPLPEFKRHVRVGSSPRGGLALMQVGQALALLAGRNYVIPEDITKMRYQILRHRLVRTYDALANNVQPEALIDAVFQAVPTP, from the coding sequence ATGAGCGCACTGGCTAGTGGAAAGATTAACGACGACGACATGGCGCGGGTCGCCGATCTTGTCGGCCGGGTGAGGCAGATTTTTGAGGGCCGGGTGGTCGGCCAGAAGGATCTGGCAAGGGCGCTCCTCACAGCGTTGATTGCGCGCGGTCACGTGCTTTTAGAGTCGGTGCCGGGGCTGGCGAAAACGACGGCGGCCGTCACGATGGCTGACGCGATTTCGGGCACGTTCTCGCGTATTCAGTGCACGCCGGACCTCATGCCGAATGACATCGTGGGCACGCAAATCTACAGCTATGAGACGGGCGAGTTTTCCACTCAGCTTGGTCCGGTTCACGCGAATTTGGTGTTGCTTGATGAGATTAATAGGTCGTCGGCGAAGACCCAGTCGGCGATGTTGGAGGCGATGCAGGAGCGGCAAACCTCGATCGGTGGAACGATTTTCAAGCTGCCGGATCCGTTCATGGTGATGGCCACGCAAAATCCGATCGAAGAGGAGGGCACCTACGTGCTGCCCGAAGCGCAGATGGACCGCTTCCTCATCAAGGAAGTGCTCACGTATCCGGAGCCGGACGAAGAGCTGACGATCCTCACCAAGACGGCGGAGGGCTCGTTTGGCCGCCCGGAGGGTGTGGAGCCGATTTCGACCGACGACGTCGTCTACCTGCAAGAAACCGCGCGCCAGGTGTACGTGGACGACTCGATCAAAAAGTACATCGTCAACATCATCAACACGACGCGTGGTGCCGGGCCGCGGCCACTTCCAGAGTTTAAGCGGCACGTGCGGGTGGGCTCCTCGCCGCGTGGTGGTTTGGCGCTTATGCAGGTGGGCCAGGCGCTCGCGTTGCTGGCCGGGCGCAACTATGTGATCCCGGAAGACATCACGAAGATGCGCTACCAGATTTTGCGGCACAGGCTTGTGCGCACTTATGACGCGTTGGCTAACAACGTGCAGCCCGAGGCGTTGATCGACGCCGTGTTCCAAGCAGTTCCCACGCCGTAA
- a CDS encoding DUF58 domain-containing protein: MSGLSDRAQATRAALVRAKVSLPVIRRASGMFEGRHASIFTGHGHDFEDLVEYEHGDDVADIDWKTSARAGFPIIRRFERESDMYTQLVIDTGKDMLGAAPSGEVKAEIGMFAANILGYLAISRGDRLSVVYGDSTGLARVPARHGNSHLDLSLDAAQARLETTTGTSAVSAMLEEVLRIPQPRSLLLIVTDEYWPDLPDGRTLRRIRTRHEVLVLRVADMPVSQEGVEEMVDVLDGTEIPQFLRDDAALRRDLYEDRMRAHAFARDLLRSTGVNHMTVSSSDDVPGALIELLGRRRAR; the protein is encoded by the coding sequence ATGAGCGGGCTGTCGGATCGGGCTCAGGCGACGCGCGCCGCGTTGGTTCGCGCGAAAGTGTCGTTGCCCGTGATCCGCCGTGCCTCTGGAATGTTTGAAGGCCGTCACGCCTCGATTTTCACTGGTCACGGCCATGATTTTGAGGATTTGGTGGAATACGAGCACGGCGACGACGTGGCAGATATTGATTGGAAAACCTCGGCGCGGGCAGGCTTCCCGATTATCCGCCGGTTCGAACGTGAATCGGACATGTATACCCAGCTGGTCATCGACACGGGGAAGGACATGCTCGGCGCGGCACCGTCGGGTGAGGTGAAGGCTGAGATCGGCATGTTTGCCGCGAATATTCTGGGCTATCTGGCGATCAGCCGCGGTGACCGCCTGTCGGTGGTGTACGGGGATAGTACGGGGTTGGCGCGCGTTCCGGCCCGGCACGGTAATAGCCACTTGGATCTGTCGCTTGACGCCGCGCAAGCCAGGCTCGAGACGACGACGGGCACGTCCGCCGTATCGGCCATGCTCGAAGAGGTGCTGCGTATTCCCCAGCCGCGTTCCCTGCTGCTCATCGTGACGGACGAATATTGGCCGGATTTACCCGACGGGCGCACGCTACGGCGCATCCGTACCCGTCACGAGGTGCTCGTGCTGCGGGTAGCGGACATGCCGGTGTCGCAGGAGGGTGTGGAGGAGATGGTGGACGTGCTGGATGGCACCGAGATTCCGCAGTTCCTTCGCGACGACGCCGCGCTCCGCCGCGATCTGTACGAGGACCGGATGCGTGCTCACGCGTTTGCCCGTGACCTGTTGCGTTCCACGGGCGTCAACCACATGACAGTGAGCTCCTCGGATGATGTGCCGGGGGCGCTTATCGAACTGTTGGGGAGGCGCCGTGCCCGCTGA